TTTGCAAAATGGGCGAGTGGTTATAAAATATTCAGCGGATGATGTTGCCGATGCTTTTGCACAAATCTATACAGATGAATTATATGATATTGTTCAAGGAGCCATCATTGTACCGATGCATATTGACTATATTGTACCGGAGTTAATTGGTGTCGTATGCTTGTTTTCAATAGAAAATGGGGTGATGTTTTCCCAAGAAAATCTATTGACACTTGAAACGATTTCAAACCATATTGCACCTATGATTAAGCAGCTTAATGAAGTTGAGAACGTCAAAGCACATTTTCTTCGGGATGAAGCCAAGGACTTTAAGAACATGGTTGCTGAACTTATTGATAATATGCAATATAGTACGGAGGCGTTTTATGTTATTATTGCATCCGCAAAAGATAAGTCCCTATTTTCTCGCAAAGATATAAGCCATATTAAGGAGCAAAACAAGTATTGTTTTTGGCTTGATAAAAATACTTTGGCTATTTTAGTATATACCGACCATATGCGCGAACAGCTTTGTAGCTCTTTGGAACAAGACTATGTATATGAGGTTTTACTGGTTGAAGATGGACAAGGGCTTGAGAAGGTTTTGAGCCAGGTTGAAAAAACGGTTTTTTCAGATAAAAAGTAGAGAGAAGGGGTTTTTTTGGAACGAAAATATATTGAAAATTTTTTGGAGATACCCTTATTTGCAAATATTGATATCAAAGAACTGGAATATGTATTGAATTGTTTGCAGCCTTCAAGACAGCGCTATCAAGCCAATGATTTGATCACTCTAGAAGGGCATCCTTTTACCGGAATTGGGGTTGTGCTTGAAGGGGAGGTAAAAGTGACAAAAACGAATGAGGCTGGTGAACGGATTATGATGAGCATTCTTGGAGTGGGCAGCATCTTCGGTGAGATGGTAGCTTTTTCGTCTATCAACCAATGGCCGGCAACGGTTATGGCTAATACAGAGACCAATGTGCTTTTTATTAAGCCGGAAGTTATTGTTAGTCAATGTAGCCATATGTGTCAAGGTCATCGTCAACTTACAATCAATCTGTTGCATCTGATTTCAGACAAGGCCTTGGCATTAAACCGTAAAGTAAGTTACCTATCGATTAAAAGTATGCGGGGAAAATTAGCGAAATTTTTGATGGAAGAGCATCAGCGTCAACAAAAACAAACGTTTGACATACGGTTTAATCGTAATGAGTTGGCAGAATTTTTGAATGTGTCCAGACCTTCAATGTCAAGAGAATTATCTCGGATGAAAGAGGAAGGTCTGTTGGATTATTATCAAAATACGTTTCGATTATTGGATATTAATACGATTGGAAAATATGCAAGCTATCTTAACTAAAAAAGTTTTTAATGCACCTTGTATACAATAAACATAAATGATATAATAGAGAGTGATTGGTGGTGAAGTTGTGTTTTTTTCCAAAGCAAATAAGATAATTGAACAGTTAGAACTGCATTCAAGCCTTGTTTTAAAGTGTTTTGAAACATATCAAATGTGTCTTGAACAGATTCAAGAGACGTCACAACACGACACACATAAAGCGTTGTCAGCAATGGTAGAAGGAATAAGTCAGCTTGAAAATCAGGCAGACCAAGTTCGCCATGAAGTGATTCGCTATCTTTTAAATGGTGGGTTTCTTGTAGATAATCGAAAGTCAACAATGCGATTAATTGAAGGCCTTGACTATGTGGCTGATTTGGCGGAAGATATTGTGCAGATGATGGTCTATGAACAAATACAGCTACCTAAATGGTTGATTCAATATATTATAGAAATCAACACAATCACACATCAACAATTAAATATATACATTGATTTGATGCATAAAATTGTATCGGACTATAATTTGGAGGATGTCTTATCCGACTTGGCGCACATAGAAAAGCTTGAGTCACAAGTTGATGCAATAGAAAATGCAGTCATCCGACAGATTTTTGAACTATCATCCGTAGAACTAGCCTATAAAAATCAATTAAAAGCCTTAATCAATCTAGTAGCAAAAGTCTCAGACAATATTGAGGACTTATCCGATGAAGTTGAGATTATTTTAGCGGCTAGGAGGATTTAATGAGTATTTTATCATTATTATCCGGTGTTTTTCTTGGCTGGGGTTTAGGAGCGAACGATTCAGCCAATATTTTTGGTACGGCTGTTTATAGTCGTGTTGTTTCTTACCGCCTTGCAATTGTTTTGACTGCGATATTTGTAACATTAGGTGCAGTGTTAGAAGGCAATAACGGCATTGAAAAAGTCAGTGCATTTTCAAGGGTAAATGGAATCTCTACAATGTATGTTGCGGCAATAGTCATGTTTGCTGCAGGGATAACGGTGCTTTTAATGACGAAGCTTCGATTGCCGGTATCCACGAGCCAGGCGGTTATTGGAGCTATCATGGGGCATGGATTGCTCATGGGTCAAGGAGCGTTTGATCAGACTAAAGCGTTTGTAGGGGCTTGGATTTTTACGCCGATTGGCGGAATGGTTTTTGCCATGCTTTTGTATGGCATTGTAAAAAAGTATTTTGAAGAACGCTTGACCAAATTTCGTTTTTTTCAGTCATTTATTTGGTTTGGATATATATTTGCAGGGATTTTTGGAGCGTATAGTTTGGGAGCAAACAATGTAGCGAATGTATTTGGCGTTGTTTCGTCAGTGTCAAGCGAAGCTTTTCGAACATATGCAGGACTTTTAGGGGGCTTAGCCATTGCAATAGGTGTATTAACCTATTCAAAGCCGGTGATGAAAACTGTAGGCAATGGGATTGTTCCTTTGTCAAATGTGACAGGATTTTTAGTGGTTATTGCTTCGGGTATTACCGTTTATTTGTATGCACGCATCGGGATACCGGTTTCGACAAGTCAAGCTGTTGTCGGTGCGCTTATAGGGATTGGATTAATAAAAGATTATCGAATCATCAACTTTAGATTATTAAGACGTATTTTGATAGGATGGTTGATGACGCCTGGAATTTCTAGCGTGCTCAGTTATTTTGTTCTTGGAGTGTTCTATAGTTTACTTTAAAACATGAAACTGATATAATGACTTTATGCTTAAAGACCTTGTTTAAGCGTAGAGTTTATATATATGGTAGACTGCTTAGCAGTTGACCCAAAAACATATTTTTTTAAATTTCAAGGAGGTATAATAATGTCTAACAAAAAAGTTATGAAGACGATGGACGGTAACCAAGCCGCTGCATATGTATCTTATGCATTTACAGACGTAGCAGCTATCTATCCTATTACTCCATCTTCTCCAATGGCTGAGAATGTTGACGAGTGGGCTGCCCATGGTCAAAAAAACATTTTCGGACAAGAAGTTAGTGTAACAGAATTACAATCTGAAGGTGGAGCATCAGGTGCTGTTCACGGTTCTCTTCAAGCAGGAGCATTAACAACAACGTATACAGCTTCTCAAGGATTACTTTTGATGATTCCTAACATGTACAAAATCGCTGGTGAATTATTACCATGTGTATTCCATGTTAGTGCTCGTGCACTTGCAGGTCATGCATTATCAATTTTTGGTGACCATTCTGACGTAATGGCTGCAAGACAAACTGGTTTTGCTATGTTAGCATCTGGTAGTGTTCAAGAAGTTATGGACTTAGGTGGTGTAGCTCACCTTGCAACGATTAAGTCACGTGTACCTTTTGTACATTTCTTTGATGGATTTAGAACATCTCATGAAGTACAAAAAATTGAAATGATCGATTATGATGACTTCAAACAACTTGTAGATATGGATGCTGTAAGAGCATTTAGAAATAACGGACTTAATCCTGAGCGTCCTGTTACTCGTGGTACAGCTCAAAACCCTGATATTTTCTTCCAAGCAAAAGAATCATCAAACAATTTCTACGAAGCAGTTCCAGCAATTGTTGAAGATTACATGAAGAAAATCAGTAAAGTCGTTGGTCGTGAGTACAACTTATTTGATTACGTAGGTGCTGCTGATGCTACAAAAGTGATTATTGCAATGGGATCAGTAACAGATACAATTGAAGAGACAGTTGAATACTTAATGAACAAAGGCGAAAAAGTCGGAGTACTTAAAGTACGTTTATACCGTCCTTTCTCAACAAAGCATTTCTTAGAAGCTTTACCAAAAACTGTAGAAAAAATTGCTGTGCTTGACCGTACAAAAGAGCCAGGTGCAACTGGAGAACCATTATACTTAGACGTTCGTTCAGTATTCTACAACTCAGACAGAACACCTGTTGTTGTTGGTGGACGCTATGGTCTTGGATCAAAAGACACAACTCCTTCACAAATACTTGCAGTATACAAAAACTTAGATGCAGCTGCGCCTAAGAATAACTTCACATTAGGTATTAATGATGACGTTACAAACCTTTCATTAGTTGAAGATGAAAGAATTGTAACTGAAAAAGAAGGAACACGTCGTTGTAAGTTCTGGGGTCTTGGATCTGACGGTACTGTTGGAGCGAACAAGAACACAATCAAAATCATTGGAGATAAAACAGACTTATATGCTCAAGGTTACTTCAGCTATGACTCTAAAAAATCCGGTGGTATTACTGTTTCTCACTTACGTTTTGGTAAAGAGAGAATCCAATCAACATACTTACTTGATGAAGTTGACTTTGTAGCATGTCATAATCAATCCTATGTGGATAAATATGACTTGTTAAAAGGTTTAGTTC
This sequence is a window from Vallitaleaceae bacterium 9-2. Protein-coding genes within it:
- a CDS encoding Crp/Fnr family transcriptional regulator, with the translated sequence MERKYIENFLEIPLFANIDIKELEYVLNCLQPSRQRYQANDLITLEGHPFTGIGVVLEGEVKVTKTNEAGERIMMSILGVGSIFGEMVAFSSINQWPATVMANTETNVLFIKPEVIVSQCSHMCQGHRQLTINLLHLISDKALALNRKVSYLSIKSMRGKLAKFLMEEHQRQQKQTFDIRFNRNELAEFLNVSRPSMSRELSRMKEEGLLDYYQNTFRLLDINTIGKYASYLN
- a CDS encoding DUF47 family protein → MFFSKANKIIEQLELHSSLVLKCFETYQMCLEQIQETSQHDTHKALSAMVEGISQLENQADQVRHEVIRYLLNGGFLVDNRKSTMRLIEGLDYVADLAEDIVQMMVYEQIQLPKWLIQYIIEINTITHQQLNIYIDLMHKIVSDYNLEDVLSDLAHIEKLESQVDAIENAVIRQIFELSSVELAYKNQLKALINLVAKVSDNIEDLSDEVEIILAARRI
- a CDS encoding inorganic phosphate transporter, yielding MSILSLLSGVFLGWGLGANDSANIFGTAVYSRVVSYRLAIVLTAIFVTLGAVLEGNNGIEKVSAFSRVNGISTMYVAAIVMFAAGITVLLMTKLRLPVSTSQAVIGAIMGHGLLMGQGAFDQTKAFVGAWIFTPIGGMVFAMLLYGIVKKYFEERLTKFRFFQSFIWFGYIFAGIFGAYSLGANNVANVFGVVSSVSSEAFRTYAGLLGGLAIAIGVLTYSKPVMKTVGNGIVPLSNVTGFLVVIASGITVYLYARIGIPVSTSQAVVGALIGIGLIKDYRIINFRLLRRILIGWLMTPGISSVLSYFVLGVFYSLL